The following coding sequences lie in one Kribbella sp. NBC_00709 genomic window:
- a CDS encoding mannitol dehydrogenase family protein produces the protein MSALNRTSVFKHLLTGHAPAGTGIVHLGLGNFHRAHQAVYTAQAGDGWGILGVASRSAEVADAMNAQDSLYSVLELSPEGSSISVPGVHTGAIVAAGNPAAVVDAIAAEDTRIVSMTVTEHGYCMDPSTHRLALDHPGIVADLSGATPRTVIGQLARALERRAETHGAPITVLNCDNMQSNGTQTRDLVLEFLRGSPAESWIAENVGFPNSMVDRIVPATTDAYRAAAYELLGVHDRSPVPAEPFTMWVMEDRFTAGRPAWERAGAIFSDDVEAYELLKLRLLNGTHSLIAYLGALDGHATIPEARAADFIEAAARAVLEDEYLPTVTLPRDFDVKAYIASLFERWSNDALGHRTQQVGSDGSVKLPQRVPAPALELLGQGVMPEHLALTVAAWLCCVVPLPGFDPGPHARAMVDPARERLGALAARSRSTEDLVRSAIRQVFATELAESNDFARRVTDYVAVITRDGVRAAARAAARSRTSRPHASPAA, from the coding sequence GTGAGCGCGTTGAACCGCACCTCGGTCTTTAAGCACCTGCTGACCGGCCACGCACCGGCCGGTACCGGCATCGTGCATCTCGGTCTCGGCAACTTCCACCGGGCTCACCAAGCCGTCTACACCGCGCAGGCCGGCGACGGCTGGGGAATCCTCGGCGTCGCGAGCCGCTCGGCCGAGGTCGCCGACGCGATGAACGCCCAGGACAGTCTCTACTCCGTCCTCGAGTTGTCGCCCGAAGGCTCGTCGATCAGTGTGCCGGGCGTCCACACCGGCGCGATCGTTGCTGCCGGCAACCCTGCGGCGGTGGTCGACGCCATCGCGGCCGAGGACACCCGCATCGTCTCGATGACGGTGACCGAGCACGGCTACTGCATGGACCCGAGCACCCACCGGCTCGCACTGGACCATCCAGGCATCGTCGCGGACCTCTCCGGCGCGACGCCGCGCACTGTGATCGGACAGCTCGCGCGCGCCCTGGAACGCCGGGCCGAGACGCACGGCGCTCCGATCACCGTCCTGAACTGCGACAACATGCAGTCGAACGGCACGCAGACCCGCGACCTCGTCCTCGAATTCCTGAGAGGCAGCCCGGCCGAGAGTTGGATCGCCGAGAACGTCGGCTTCCCTAACTCGATGGTCGACCGCATCGTGCCTGCAACCACGGATGCTTACCGCGCGGCGGCGTACGAACTTCTGGGGGTGCACGATCGCAGCCCGGTGCCGGCCGAGCCGTTCACGATGTGGGTGATGGAGGACCGCTTCACCGCCGGGCGGCCGGCCTGGGAGCGGGCCGGCGCGATCTTCTCCGACGACGTCGAGGCCTACGAGCTGCTCAAGCTTCGACTGCTCAACGGCACCCATTCCTTGATCGCGTACCTCGGCGCGCTCGACGGGCACGCCACGATCCCCGAGGCACGCGCGGCCGACTTCATCGAGGCCGCGGCCCGCGCGGTCCTCGAGGACGAGTACCTGCCGACCGTCACGCTGCCGCGCGACTTCGACGTGAAGGCGTACATCGCGTCGCTGTTCGAGCGGTGGTCGAACGACGCGCTCGGCCACCGGACCCAGCAGGTCGGCAGCGACGGATCCGTCAAGCTGCCGCAGCGCGTCCCCGCGCCCGCGCTCGAGCTGCTCGGTCAGGGCGTGATGCCCGAACACCTGGCGCTCACGGTCGCCGCGTGGCTGTGTTGCGTCGTACCCCTGCCCGGGTTCGATCCCGGTCCGCACGCGCGGGCCATGGTCGATCCGGCCCGCGAGCGGCTCGGGGCGCTCGCGGCGCGGTCCCGCAGTACCGAGGACCTGGTCCGATCGGCGATCCGCCAGGTGTTCGCCACAGAACTTGCCGAGAGCAATGACTTTGCCCGGCGCGTGACCGACTACGTCGCCGTCATCACCCGTGACGGCGTCCGCGCCGCGGCCCGTGCGGCCGCGCGCTCCCGTACGTCCCGGCCGCACGCGTCGCCCGCGGCCTGA
- the pepE gene encoding dipeptidase PepE: MELLLLSNSATHGRPYLDHALSAVRDILRGVDELVFVPYALADHDGYTATVRAALAPLGVSVVGAHTSSALQSAQAIFVGGGNTFRLVKTLQVNGQLDVIRDLVRGGTPYLGSSAGTNLAGPSLRTSNDMPIVQPPSFGTLGLVPFQLNPHYLDPDPRSTHQGETRELRITEFLEENDVPVLGLREGTWLRLRGESLTLDGIPAGARLFRRGAAPAEFASGSDLSELMTVTPRFDVHQ; this comes from the coding sequence GTGGAACTGCTGCTGCTCTCGAACTCCGCCACCCACGGCCGCCCCTACCTCGACCACGCCCTCAGCGCCGTCCGCGACATCCTCCGCGGCGTGGACGAACTGGTGTTCGTCCCGTACGCGCTCGCCGACCACGACGGCTACACCGCGACGGTCCGGGCCGCCCTGGCGCCGCTCGGCGTCTCCGTCGTCGGCGCGCACACCTCGTCGGCGCTGCAGTCGGCGCAGGCGATCTTCGTCGGCGGCGGGAACACGTTCCGGCTGGTGAAGACGTTGCAGGTGAATGGGCAGCTGGACGTGATCCGGGACCTTGTCCGCGGCGGAACGCCGTACCTCGGGTCGAGCGCGGGGACGAACCTCGCCGGGCCTTCGTTGCGCACGAGCAACGACATGCCGATCGTGCAGCCGCCGTCGTTCGGGACGCTCGGGCTGGTGCCGTTCCAGCTCAACCCGCACTACCTCGACCCGGATCCGAGGTCCACCCACCAGGGTGAGACCCGCGAGCTGCGGATCACCGAATTCCTCGAGGAGAACGACGTACCGGTGCTGGGTCTGCGCGAAGGTACGTGGCTGCGGCTGCGCGGGGAATCGCTCACGCTGGACGGCATTCCGGCCGGTGCACGACTGTTCCGCCGGGGTGCGGCGCCGGCGGAGTTCGCGTCCGGGAGCGACCTCTCCGAACTGATGACAGTTACGCCGAGGTTCGACGTACACCAGTAG
- a CDS encoding DUF1177 domain-containing protein — MWREVLDLYDVLDDAAASGASVAGWLREHGVDDVGVTTVKGDKGSTDFVRAVIPGSRGRTAGGEAPTLGVVGRLGGLGARPERIGFVSDGDGALVALAVAGKLGSMLRRGDQLPGDVIVATHVCPDAPTRPHDPVPFMDSPVDVGAMNEHEVEAAMDAVLSVDTTKGNRIVNHHGFAISPTVKEGWILRVSEDLLELASQVTGRLPAVLPLTMQDITPYGNDVYHVNSILQPCTATSAPVVGVAITTETAVPGCGTGATDLASVESAARFCIETAKTYGAGTASLYDEADFERLTTRYGSMQHLQH; from the coding sequence ATGTGGCGTGAGGTTCTGGACCTGTACGACGTTCTCGACGACGCGGCTGCTTCCGGTGCGTCGGTGGCCGGCTGGCTGCGGGAACACGGTGTCGACGACGTCGGCGTGACCACGGTGAAGGGTGACAAGGGCAGCACGGACTTCGTGCGCGCGGTCATCCCGGGGAGCCGCGGCCGGACCGCGGGCGGCGAGGCGCCGACGCTCGGGGTGGTCGGACGGCTCGGCGGACTGGGTGCGCGGCCGGAGCGGATCGGCTTCGTGTCGGACGGCGATGGAGCGCTGGTCGCGCTCGCCGTCGCCGGCAAGCTGGGCTCGATGCTGCGCCGCGGTGACCAGTTGCCGGGCGACGTCATCGTCGCGACGCACGTCTGCCCGGACGCGCCGACCCGGCCGCACGACCCGGTCCCGTTCATGGACTCGCCCGTGGACGTCGGCGCGATGAACGAGCACGAGGTCGAGGCCGCGATGGACGCGGTGCTGTCGGTGGACACCACCAAGGGCAACCGGATCGTCAACCACCACGGGTTCGCGATCTCGCCGACGGTCAAGGAGGGCTGGATCCTCCGGGTCAGCGAGGACCTGCTCGAGCTCGCGTCCCAGGTCACCGGCCGCCTGCCCGCCGTACTCCCGTTGACGATGCAGGACATCACGCCGTACGGGAACGACGTCTACCACGTGAACTCGATCCTCCAGCCGTGCACCGCGACCTCCGCACCGGTGGTCGGAGTCGCGATCACCACCGAGACCGCCGTACCGGGCTGCGGCACCGGCGCCACCGACCTGGCCAGCGTCGAATCGGCCGCCCGCTTCTGCATCGAGACCGCCAAGACGTACGGCGCCGGCACCGCCTCGCTGTACGACGAAGCCGACTTCGAGCGCCTCACCACCCGCTACGGCTCGATGCAGCACCTCCAGCACTAG
- a CDS encoding OPT/YSL family transporter — protein sequence MTIPTKSRTKHPRAFEPATLALLVICAAVGSVIGLQIITTLGVTPNTALIGVLVAIAISRVPLAVLRPFRSVHRQNLVQSTISTATFAAANSLLLPIAIPVVLGRPGLVWPMLIGAGLAMLIDFVMLYWLYDSKVFPGKAAWPPGVAAAEAIKAGDEGGKRAALLGAGTAVGLLGSWLGVPMSAFGVAFIGNVVALTMFGIGLLARGYSADWFGVDIAAHYIPHGLMVGAGLVALIQALVVVFRSRQAPSEPQVETYTRGDSAAGRGLARGFVLYVGAAVLLAITGGLIGDLGAGGLVLWVLYAAVSCIVAEFIVGLSAMHSGWFPSFATSLIFLTIGMLLGFPPIALALLVGFIAAGGPAFADAGYDFKAGWLLRGRGSDPAFELAGRRQQLFAGVIGMAVAAAVVALTYHVYFDRGQFPPIVQVYAKTIQAGVDPGLIGKLLLWAVPGAIIQAIGGPKRQMGILLATGTLIVNPIAGWTVLAGIVLRIAYRRWKGPEAEAQMTIAAAGFIAGDALWGFGNSLVKTKF from the coding sequence ATGACCATCCCGACGAAGTCCCGGACCAAGCACCCGCGCGCCTTCGAGCCGGCCACGCTGGCACTGCTCGTCATCTGCGCGGCCGTCGGCTCGGTCATCGGTCTGCAGATCATCACCACGCTGGGCGTCACGCCGAACACCGCCCTGATCGGTGTCCTGGTCGCGATCGCGATCAGCCGGGTGCCACTCGCCGTACTACGTCCGTTCCGGTCGGTGCACCGGCAGAACCTGGTCCAGTCGACGATCTCCACCGCGACCTTCGCGGCGGCGAACTCGCTGCTGCTGCCGATCGCGATCCCGGTCGTGCTCGGCCGGCCGGGGCTGGTCTGGCCGATGCTGATCGGCGCCGGCCTGGCAATGCTGATCGACTTCGTGATGCTGTACTGGCTCTACGACTCGAAGGTCTTTCCGGGCAAGGCCGCGTGGCCGCCGGGGGTGGCCGCGGCCGAGGCGATCAAGGCCGGTGACGAGGGCGGCAAACGAGCGGCGCTGCTCGGTGCCGGTACGGCGGTCGGCCTGCTCGGATCGTGGCTCGGCGTACCGATGTCGGCCTTCGGAGTGGCCTTCATCGGGAACGTGGTCGCGCTGACGATGTTCGGGATCGGGCTGTTGGCACGGGGCTACAGCGCGGACTGGTTCGGCGTGGACATCGCGGCCCACTACATCCCGCACGGCCTGATGGTCGGAGCCGGACTGGTCGCCTTGATCCAGGCTTTGGTGGTCGTCTTCCGCAGCAGGCAGGCACCTTCCGAGCCGCAGGTCGAGACCTACACCCGCGGCGACTCCGCCGCCGGCCGCGGGCTCGCACGCGGTTTCGTCCTGTACGTCGGGGCAGCGGTGCTGCTCGCGATCACGGGCGGCCTGATCGGCGATCTCGGTGCCGGCGGACTCGTGCTCTGGGTGCTGTACGCCGCGGTGTCGTGCATCGTCGCGGAGTTCATCGTGGGGTTGTCCGCGATGCACTCGGGGTGGTTCCCGTCGTTCGCGACCTCGTTGATCTTCCTCACCATCGGCATGCTGCTCGGGTTCCCGCCGATCGCGCTCGCGCTGCTGGTCGGCTTCATCGCGGCCGGCGGTCCCGCGTTCGCCGACGCCGGGTACGACTTCAAGGCGGGCTGGCTGCTGCGCGGCCGTGGATCGGACCCCGCATTCGAACTCGCGGGACGCCGGCAGCAACTGTTCGCCGGCGTCATCGGTATGGCGGTCGCCGCCGCGGTCGTCGCGCTGACGTACCACGTGTACTTCGACCGCGGTCAGTTCCCGCCGATCGTGCAGGTCTACGCCAAGACCATCCAGGCCGGCGTGGACCCGGGCCTGATCGGGAAGCTGCTGCTGTGGGCGGTGCCCGGCGCGATCATCCAGGCGATCGGCGGCCCGAAACGGCAGATGGGCATCCTGCTGGCCACCGGCACGCTGATCGTCAATCCGATCGCCGGCTGGACCGTGCTCGCCGGGATCGTGCTGCGGATCGCGTACCGCCGCTGGAAGGGCCCGGAGGCCGAAGCGCAGATGACCATCGCCGCCGCGGGCTTCATCGCCGGCGACGCGTTGTGGGGCTTCGGCAACAGTCTCGTCAAGACGAAATTCTGA
- a CDS encoding MFS transporter, whose product MEPNPSTPEPSRQEVRRAALAGLIGTALEQYDFVIYGTASALVFSHLFFPNISATAGLLASFSAYAVGFCARPLGGIFFSRYGDRLGRKWVLVATLTLMGVATMAIGVLPTYESVGVWAPILLVLSRFLQGFGAGAEQSGGATLLTETAVRGKRGRLAALIMTGAAAGTALGAGAWALVQLLPDDQLMSWGWRLVFLSSAFVTIAAYILRRKLKETPVFAEIKAERTAAAAPVREVFRNGKKAVALVTLMTVGLSVQSYTYQVFMASYLKGTVKIDAQTVPEILLVGAIFGGLGAIVLGYLSDLFGRRPLFLAITGLLLLLPFPTFVALSTGNLTVIYLAMIIGFVFACQGGVAVTMSYFPELFGSRYRYAGVTLGREFAAVLGGGFAPLIAVALLGAFDSWVPVAIYMTVAMAITFGAGLAAPETRDRDLLAPENATDRTPALEPATSPATATA is encoded by the coding sequence ATGGAACCGAACCCCTCGACGCCCGAGCCGTCCCGCCAGGAGGTCCGCCGGGCCGCGCTCGCGGGCCTGATCGGCACCGCTCTCGAGCAGTACGACTTCGTCATCTACGGGACCGCGTCGGCGCTGGTCTTCAGTCACCTGTTCTTCCCCAACATCTCCGCGACGGCCGGCCTGCTGGCCAGCTTCAGCGCCTACGCGGTCGGCTTCTGCGCCCGCCCGCTCGGCGGCATCTTCTTCTCGCGGTACGGCGACCGCCTCGGGCGCAAGTGGGTCCTGGTGGCCACCTTGACCCTGATGGGCGTCGCGACGATGGCGATCGGCGTGCTGCCGACGTACGAGTCGGTGGGCGTCTGGGCGCCGATCCTGCTCGTGCTGAGCCGGTTCCTGCAGGGCTTCGGCGCCGGCGCCGAGCAGTCTGGCGGCGCCACCCTGCTGACCGAGACGGCTGTGCGCGGCAAACGCGGACGGCTGGCTGCCCTGATCATGACCGGCGCAGCGGCGGGTACGGCGCTCGGCGCTGGGGCCTGGGCGTTGGTGCAGCTGCTCCCGGACGACCAGCTGATGTCGTGGGGCTGGCGGCTCGTATTCCTGAGCAGCGCCTTCGTCACGATCGCGGCGTACATCCTGCGGAGGAAGCTGAAGGAGACGCCGGTGTTCGCCGAGATCAAGGCCGAGCGGACGGCGGCGGCCGCGCCGGTCCGCGAGGTGTTCCGCAACGGCAAGAAGGCCGTTGCCCTGGTCACCTTGATGACCGTCGGGCTGAGCGTGCAGTCGTACACCTACCAGGTGTTCATGGCCTCCTACCTCAAGGGGACCGTGAAGATCGACGCGCAGACCGTGCCGGAGATCCTGCTGGTGGGAGCGATCTTCGGCGGCCTCGGCGCGATCGTGCTCGGCTACCTGTCCGACCTGTTCGGGCGGCGGCCGTTGTTCCTGGCCATCACCGGGTTGTTGCTGCTGCTGCCGTTCCCGACGTTTGTTGCCTTGAGCACCGGTAATCTCACGGTCATCTACCTGGCCATGATCATCGGCTTCGTGTTCGCCTGCCAGGGCGGCGTCGCGGTGACGATGAGCTACTTCCCGGAGCTGTTCGGCAGCCGGTACCGGTACGCCGGTGTCACGCTGGGCCGCGAGTTCGCCGCCGTACTCGGTGGTGGCTTCGCGCCACTGATCGCGGTCGCGCTGCTGGGCGCGTTCGACTCGTGGGTGCCGGTCGCGATCTACATGACCGTCGCGATGGCGATCACCTTCGGCGCCGGGCTGGCCGCGCCGGAGACCCGGGACCGCGACCTGCTCGCGCCGGAGAACGCCACCGACCGCACGCCGGCTCTGGAGCCGGCGACATCGCCCGCTACCGCTACGGCCTGA
- a CDS encoding AroM family protein, with the protein MTVLGVVTIGQSPRSDMVPEMMRWLPSSVEVRERGALDGLSSADLTTLAPKPADETLTTRLRDGSSVVIGRAGILPRLQAAIDILEAGGADVVLIVCTGEFPAFRHSRPLLSAGPLLAAGLSALAGDSLVGVICPLAEQEQQSYEKFAHLDQKIKVAWATPYQPGVTELEKAATELAAEGAQLLVLDCMGYTEEHRQAAAAASGLPVILSRSLVARLTAELT; encoded by the coding sequence ATGACAGTCCTAGGGGTAGTGACGATCGGGCAGTCGCCGCGCAGCGACATGGTTCCCGAGATGATGCGGTGGCTGCCGTCGTCGGTCGAAGTGCGCGAACGCGGCGCGCTGGACGGGCTGTCGTCTGCGGACCTGACGACGCTTGCACCAAAGCCGGCGGACGAGACGCTGACCACGCGCCTGCGCGACGGGTCGTCGGTGGTGATCGGCCGGGCCGGCATCCTGCCCAGGCTGCAGGCCGCGATCGACATTCTGGAGGCGGGCGGGGCGGACGTCGTACTGATCGTCTGCACCGGTGAGTTCCCGGCGTTCCGGCACAGCCGGCCGCTGCTATCGGCCGGCCCGTTGCTGGCCGCAGGGCTGTCTGCTCTGGCGGGCGATTCGTTGGTGGGCGTGATTTGTCCGCTGGCGGAGCAGGAGCAGCAGTCGTACGAGAAGTTCGCGCACCTCGACCAGAAGATCAAGGTTGCGTGGGCAACGCCGTACCAGCCTGGGGTGACCGAGCTGGAGAAGGCCGCAACTGAGCTCGCTGCGGAGGGCGCACAGCTGCTGGTGCTCGACTGCATGGGCTACACCGAAGAGCACCGGCAAGCTGCCGCGGCCGCGTCCGGCCTCCCGGTGATCTTGTCGCGCTCTCTTGTCGCACGACTTACCGCGGAGCTGACATGA
- a CDS encoding L-idonate 5-dehydrogenase yields MKAIVIRSKLDLVETELPTPEPQAGQVRLRMAYGGICGSDLHYYHDGANGSYVVREPLVPGHELSGTVDLDPSGDLVPGTPVTIHPATFGTPEPGIEDRPHLWPNGAYLGSASTWPHTQGGLSEFVVVGKHMVRHLPATLPLRRAALAEPLAVGLHALQIAGGVKGRRVLVSGSGAIGLLTASAALSAGATEVVTTDVLPGPLQRARDLGVHGTLQVGTDEIPSGYFDVVLECTAVPAAISAAIDAARRAGIVVLVGIPADEPRGVNLAPVVSRELQVRGTLRFNDEIDHAIELLNANPGLEDVITHEYPADRAVEAFATATDSNASGKVLLSLWR; encoded by the coding sequence ATGAAGGCGATCGTCATCCGGAGCAAGCTCGACCTCGTCGAGACCGAGCTACCGACCCCGGAGCCACAAGCCGGCCAGGTTCGCCTCCGGATGGCGTACGGCGGGATCTGCGGATCCGACCTGCACTACTACCACGACGGCGCGAACGGCTCGTACGTCGTCCGCGAGCCGCTGGTACCCGGCCACGAACTGTCGGGCACCGTCGACCTCGACCCGTCCGGGGACCTCGTGCCGGGCACCCCGGTGACCATTCACCCGGCCACCTTCGGGACTCCGGAGCCGGGCATCGAGGACCGCCCGCACCTGTGGCCGAACGGCGCCTACCTCGGCAGCGCGTCCACCTGGCCGCACACCCAGGGCGGCCTGAGCGAATTCGTTGTCGTAGGCAAGCACATGGTCCGGCACCTGCCCGCGACACTGCCGTTGCGGCGCGCTGCGCTGGCCGAGCCACTCGCGGTGGGACTGCATGCACTGCAGATCGCCGGCGGTGTGAAAGGCCGGCGGGTGCTGGTGTCCGGGTCGGGCGCGATCGGCCTGCTGACAGCATCGGCGGCGCTGTCCGCCGGCGCGACCGAAGTGGTCACGACCGACGTCCTCCCGGGTCCACTGCAACGGGCCCGGGACCTCGGGGTGCACGGCACGCTCCAGGTCGGCACGGACGAGATCCCGTCGGGGTACTTCGACGTCGTCCTCGAGTGCACCGCCGTACCGGCCGCGATCAGCGCCGCGATCGACGCCGCCCGCCGCGCCGGGATCGTCGTCCTCGTCGGCATCCCGGCCGACGAGCCGCGCGGCGTCAACCTCGCCCCGGTGGTCTCCCGCGAACTCCAGGTCCGCGGCACGCTCCGCTTCAACGACGAGATCGACCACGCGATCGAACTCCTGAACGCGAATCCAGGGCTCGAAGACGTGATCACCCACGAGTACCCGGCCGACCGGGCCGTCGAGGCCTTCGCAACCGCCACCGACTCCAACGCCTCCGGCAAGGTGCTGCTGTCGCTGTGGCGCTAG
- a CDS encoding 2-hydroxyacid dehydrogenase: MRVVITDPNLLPLRDELEALLPKTELVWLPDELLDALKTADVLVGPAFTEEMAAAAPNLKLVQVAGAGTDRVTTSVVPVANTYHHEDSIAEYIVWALIALRRELPQADAALRTNHWRSPVYDPALPQPETLAGAKVGFLGFGHIGRATWRVLQAFGAQAQAVTASGQADGLRAGDTSQLSRMLEESNALVVSAPLTEATRGIIGAAELEQLGADGVLVNVARGPLVQEQALYDALRSHTIRGAALDVWYSYPSGGDQAQPAEAPFGQLDNVLLTPHLSGITRQTFRGRIHDIAANITTLAAGNELRNLVRL; encoded by the coding sequence ATGAGAGTCGTCATCACCGACCCCAACCTCCTGCCACTGCGCGACGAGCTCGAGGCTCTGCTTCCGAAGACCGAGCTGGTCTGGCTTCCGGACGAGCTGCTCGACGCGCTGAAGACGGCGGACGTCCTCGTCGGTCCGGCGTTCACCGAGGAGATGGCCGCCGCCGCACCGAACCTCAAACTCGTCCAGGTCGCCGGCGCCGGCACCGACCGCGTCACAACCAGCGTCGTACCGGTCGCGAACACCTATCACCACGAGGACTCGATCGCCGAGTACATCGTCTGGGCGCTGATCGCCTTGCGCCGCGAACTCCCCCAGGCCGACGCCGCCCTCCGCACGAACCACTGGCGCTCCCCGGTGTACGACCCGGCACTCCCCCAGCCCGAGACGCTGGCCGGCGCCAAGGTCGGATTCCTCGGCTTCGGTCATATCGGCCGGGCCACCTGGCGAGTCCTGCAAGCCTTCGGCGCCCAAGCCCAGGCCGTGACCGCGAGCGGACAGGCCGACGGGCTAAGGGCCGGCGACACGAGTCAACTGTCCAGAATGCTCGAAGAGTCCAACGCTCTGGTTGTCTCCGCACCACTGACCGAGGCCACCCGCGGCATCATCGGCGCCGCAGAGCTCGAGCAGCTCGGCGCCGACGGCGTACTCGTCAACGTGGCCCGCGGCCCGCTCGTCCAGGAGCAGGCGCTGTACGACGCCCTGCGCAGCCACACCATCCGCGGCGCCGCCCTCGACGTCTGGTACTCGTACCCGTCCGGTGGCGACCAAGCACAACCCGCGGAGGCTCCGTTCGGGCAGCTGGACAACGTCCTGCTCACGCCGCACCTGTCCGGGATCACCCGGCAGACGTTCCGCGGCCGCATCCACGACATCGCCGCGAACATCACCACCCTTGCCGCGGGCAACGAACTGCGCAATCTCGTCCGACTCTGA
- a CDS encoding IclR family transcriptional regulator encodes MDQSPLQTVDRALQILISYSEQRRDWGVMELADELGIDKSSAQRLLAALAFRGFLRPDPISRRYSLGPTMWRMAALWERTGGLAALADGVLARLAQDTERTATFTIPDGFHVRCIAAVDGGGGPLRSHPLVGDLYPAHAGATSRAYFAFLDRNERRALLSGRPFARFTDLTEVDEAALEGVFEDTVQTGWAFSDGEYDAATRAIAAPVRLGRRPIGSLTVVEGKSEELPGDIRDHVPRLLEATEELSNLLAHRTPARRR; translated from the coding sequence GTGGATCAATCACCGCTGCAGACCGTCGACCGGGCGCTGCAGATCCTGATCTCGTACTCCGAGCAGCGCCGCGACTGGGGTGTGATGGAGCTTGCCGACGAGCTCGGCATCGACAAGTCCTCCGCCCAGCGGCTGCTCGCGGCGCTGGCCTTCCGCGGATTCCTGCGGCCGGATCCGATCAGCCGCCGGTACAGCCTCGGGCCGACGATGTGGCGGATGGCCGCGCTCTGGGAGCGCACCGGCGGGCTCGCCGCGCTGGCCGACGGCGTACTCGCGCGGCTCGCCCAGGACACCGAGCGGACCGCGACGTTCACGATCCCGGACGGCTTCCACGTGCGCTGCATCGCGGCGGTCGACGGCGGCGGTGGACCGCTGCGCAGTCACCCGCTGGTCGGGGACCTGTACCCGGCCCACGCCGGCGCGACCTCCCGCGCGTACTTCGCCTTCCTGGACCGCAACGAGCGCCGGGCGCTGCTCTCCGGACGGCCGTTCGCGCGCTTCACGGACCTCACCGAGGTCGACGAGGCCGCTCTGGAAGGGGTCTTCGAGGACACCGTCCAGACCGGTTGGGCGTTCTCGGACGGCGAGTACGACGCGGCCACCCGCGCGATCGCCGCACCGGTCCGGCTCGGCCGCCGCCCGATCGGCTCGCTGACCGTGGTCGAGGGCAAGTCCGAGGAACTGCCCGGCGACATCCGCGACCACGTCCCACGGTTGCTGGAGGCAACTGAAGAACTGAGCAACCTGCTCGCCCACCGCACGCCCGCCCGCCGTCGCTAA
- the manD gene encoding D-mannonate dehydratase ManD produces MTDRITAAEVIVTSPGRNYVTLKVQTADGVVGYGDATVNGRELAVASYLRDHVVPLLIGLDPARIEDTWQFLYRGAYWRRGPITMAAISAVDLALWDIKGKTAGMPVYQLLGGAARDRVLAYTHASAWELPELLDEVDARRQDGFRAVRAQSGVPGLETVYGVHHDAGGYEPAKRGGAPVVESWDTDAYLRHVPAVLNAVREHVGPELALLHDAHHRLTPQQAARLGKALEPADLFWLEDVTPAENQEALRLVRQHTTTPLAIGEVFNSIYDCKDLITEQLIDYIRVAVAHAGGISHLRTIFALAGVYQVKAAPHGPSDVSPVSFGASVHLGLSTYNFGIQEYMGYDALTHEVFPHSWSFSDGYLHPGEAPGLGVEVDETLAAKFPYEPAYLPVARRLDGSVTDW; encoded by the coding sequence ATGACCGATCGCATCACTGCCGCCGAGGTCATCGTCACCAGCCCCGGCCGCAACTACGTCACCCTCAAGGTGCAGACCGCCGACGGCGTCGTCGGGTACGGCGACGCCACCGTCAACGGCCGTGAACTCGCGGTCGCGAGCTACCTGCGCGACCACGTCGTACCGCTCCTGATCGGCCTCGACCCGGCCCGGATCGAGGACACCTGGCAGTTCCTGTATCGCGGGGCGTACTGGCGCCGCGGCCCGATCACGATGGCGGCGATCAGCGCGGTCGACCTCGCCCTCTGGGACATCAAGGGCAAGACCGCCGGGATGCCGGTCTACCAGCTGCTCGGCGGCGCGGCCCGCGACCGGGTCCTCGCGTACACGCACGCTTCGGCCTGGGAGCTCCCCGAGCTGCTCGACGAGGTCGACGCCCGCAGGCAGGACGGATTCCGGGCGGTCCGCGCGCAGTCCGGCGTACCAGGGCTGGAGACGGTGTACGGCGTGCATCACGACGCCGGTGGTTACGAGCCGGCGAAGCGTGGTGGCGCACCCGTCGTGGAGTCGTGGGACACGGATGCCTACCTGCGCCACGTCCCCGCCGTACTCAACGCGGTCCGGGAGCACGTCGGCCCCGAGCTGGCCTTGCTGCACGACGCGCATCACCGATTGACGCCGCAGCAGGCCGCGCGCCTCGGCAAGGCGCTGGAACCTGCGGACCTGTTCTGGCTCGAGGACGTCACCCCTGCGGAGAACCAGGAAGCCCTGCGCCTCGTCCGGCAGCACACCACCACCCCGCTCGCGATCGGCGAGGTGTTCAACTCGATCTACGACTGCAAGGACCTGATCACCGAGCAGCTGATCGACTACATCCGGGTCGCGGTCGCCCATGCCGGTGGGATCAGCCACCTGCGGACGATCTTCGCGCTCGCCGGGGTGTACCAGGTCAAGGCCGCGCCGCACGGCCCGTCCGACGTGTCGCCGGTCTCGTTCGGCGCGAGCGTCCACCTCGGGTTGTCGACGTACAACTTCGGCATCCAGGAGTACATGGGGTACGACGCGCTCACGCACGAGGTGTTCCCGCACTCGTGGTCGTTCAGCGACGGCTACCTGCACCCGGGGGAAGCGCCCGGCCTCGGCGTCGAGGTCGACGAAACGCTGGCCGCGAAGTTCCCGTACGAACCCGCCTACCTGCCCGTCGCGCGCCGGCTCGACGGCTCTGTGACGGACTGGTGA